A DNA window from Myxocyprinus asiaticus isolate MX2 ecotype Aquarium Trade chromosome 45, UBuf_Myxa_2, whole genome shotgun sequence contains the following coding sequences:
- the LOC127435088 gene encoding ubiquitin-conjugating enzyme E2 H isoform X2: MSSPSPGKRRMDTDVVKLIESKHEVTILSGLNEFVVKFYGPQGTPYEGGVWKVRVDLPDKYPFKSPSIGFMNKIFHPNIDEASGTVCLDVINQTWTALYDLTNIFESFLPQLLAYPNPIDPLNGDAAAMYLHRPEDYKQKIKEYIQKYATEEALKEQEEGAGDSSSESSMSDFSEDEAQDMEL; encoded by the exons CATAGAGAGTAAACATGAAGTCACAATCCTGAGTGGACTCAACGAATTTGTAGTGAAGTTTTATGGACCACAAGGAA CACCGTATGAAGGAGGCGTGTGGAAAGTGCGAGTAGATCTTCCAGACAAATACCCCTTCAAATCTCCATCTATAG GATTTATGAATAAGATTTTTCATCCAAACATCGATGAAGC GTCAGGGACCGTGTGTTTAGATGTAATCAACCAGACATGGACTGCTCTTTATG ATCTCACCAATATCTTCGAGTCGTTTTTGCCACAGTTGCTGGCCTACCCAAACCCCATCGACCCTCTGAACGGGGACGCAGCAGCCATGTACCTGCACCGACCAGAGGACTACAAACAGAAAATCAAAG AATACATCCAGAAATATGCAACAGAGGAGGCTCTGAAGGAGCAGGAGGAAGGAGCAGGCGACTCCTCTTCAGAAAGCTCCATGTCTGACTTTTCAGAGGATGAAGCTCAGGACATGGAGTTGTAG
- the LOC127435088 gene encoding ubiquitin-conjugating enzyme E2 H isoform X3, protein MNKIFHPNIDEASGTVCLDVINQTWTALYDLTNIFESFLPQLLAYPNPIDPLNGDAAAMYLHRPEDYKQKIKEYIQKYATEEALKEQEEGAGDSSSESSMSDFSEDEAQDMEL, encoded by the exons ATGAATAAGATTTTTCATCCAAACATCGATGAAGC GTCAGGGACCGTGTGTTTAGATGTAATCAACCAGACATGGACTGCTCTTTATG ATCTCACCAATATCTTCGAGTCGTTTTTGCCACAGTTGCTGGCCTACCCAAACCCCATCGACCCTCTGAACGGGGACGCAGCAGCCATGTACCTGCACCGACCAGAGGACTACAAACAGAAAATCAAAG AATACATCCAGAAATATGCAACAGAGGAGGCTCTGAAGGAGCAGGAGGAAGGAGCAGGCGACTCCTCTTCAGAAAGCTCCATGTCTGACTTTTCAGAGGATGAAGCTCAGGACATGGAGTTGTAG